The following proteins are co-located in the Pseudomonas fluorescens genome:
- a CDS encoding acyl-CoA thioesterase, translating to MNFHTRKWVKPEDLNPNGTLFGGSLLRWIDEEAAIYAIVQLGNQRVVTKYISEINFVSASRQGDIIELGITATEFGRTSITLTCEVRNKITRKSILTVEKMVFVNLGEDGLPAPHGRTEIKYVKDQFQEDGISE from the coding sequence ATGAACTTCCACACCCGCAAATGGGTAAAACCCGAAGACCTCAACCCCAACGGCACCCTGTTCGGTGGCAGCCTGCTGCGCTGGATCGACGAAGAGGCGGCCATCTACGCCATTGTCCAGTTGGGCAACCAGCGCGTGGTAACCAAGTACATCTCCGAAATCAACTTCGTCAGCGCCTCACGCCAGGGCGACATCATCGAACTGGGCATCACCGCCACCGAGTTCGGCCGCACCTCCATCACCCTGACCTGTGAAGTGCGTAACAAGATCACCCGCAAAAGCATCCTGACCGTGGAAAAAATGGTCTTCGTCAACCTCGGTGAAGACGGTTTACCGGCGCCGCACGGGCGTACCGAGATCAAGTACGTGAAGGATCAGTTCCAGGAAGACGGCATTAGCGAATAA
- the ahcY gene encoding adenosylhomocysteinase, whose protein sequence is MSAVISPAGFTDYKVADMSLAAWGRRETFIAESEMPALMGLRRKYAAEQPLKGAKILGCIHMTIQTAVLIETLVALGAEVRWSSCNIFSTQDQAAAAIAAAGIAVYAWKGETEEEYEWCLEQTILKDGKPWDANMILDDGGDLTELLHKKYPQILDRVHGVTEETTTGVHRLLDMLAKGELKIPAINVNDSVTKSKNDNKYGCRHSLNDAIKRGTDHLLSGKQALVIGYGDVGKGSSQSLRQEGMIVKVSEVDPICAMQACMDGFEVVSPFIDGVNDGTEASIDKALLGKIDLIVTTTGNVNVCDANMLKALKKRAVVCNIGHFDNEIDTAFMRKNWAWEEVKPQVHKVHRTGAGDFDPQNDDYLILLAEGRLVNLGNATGHPSRIMDGSFANQVLAQIFLFGQKYADLSPAQKAERLTVEVLPKKLDEEVALEMVRGFGGVVTQLTKTQADYIGVTVEGPFKPHAYRY, encoded by the coding sequence ATGAGCGCTGTAATCTCGCCTGCAGGTTTTACCGACTACAAAGTCGCCGATATGTCCCTCGCTGCCTGGGGCCGTCGCGAAACCTTTATCGCCGAATCCGAAATGCCAGCCCTGATGGGTCTGCGCCGCAAGTACGCCGCTGAGCAGCCGCTCAAAGGCGCGAAGATCCTCGGCTGCATCCACATGACCATCCAGACTGCCGTGCTGATCGAAACCCTGGTTGCCCTGGGTGCCGAAGTACGTTGGTCGTCCTGCAACATTTTCTCGACTCAAGACCAGGCCGCTGCTGCTATCGCTGCTGCCGGCATCGCGGTGTATGCCTGGAAAGGCGAGACCGAAGAAGAGTACGAGTGGTGCCTGGAGCAAACCATCCTCAAGGATGGCAAGCCATGGGACGCCAACATGATCCTCGACGACGGCGGCGACCTGACCGAGCTGCTGCACAAGAAATACCCGCAGATCCTCGACCGCGTCCACGGCGTGACCGAAGAAACCACCACCGGCGTGCACCGTCTGCTGGACATGCTGGCCAAGGGCGAGCTGAAAATCCCGGCCATCAACGTCAACGACTCGGTGACCAAGAGCAAGAACGACAACAAGTACGGCTGCCGTCACAGCCTCAACGATGCCATCAAGCGTGGTACCGACCACCTGCTGTCGGGCAAGCAAGCCCTGGTGATCGGCTACGGTGACGTGGGCAAGGGTTCGTCCCAGTCCCTGCGTCAGGAAGGCATGATCGTTAAAGTCTCCGAAGTTGACCCGATCTGCGCCATGCAAGCCTGCATGGACGGCTTTGAAGTGGTTTCGCCGTTCATCGATGGCGTCAATGACGGCACCGAAGCGAGCATCGACAAGGCACTGTTGGGCAAGATCGACCTGATCGTGACCACCACCGGTAACGTGAATGTTTGCGACGCGAACATGCTCAAAGCCCTGAAAAAGCGTGCCGTTGTCTGCAACATCGGTCACTTCGACAACGAAATCGACACCGCTTTCATGCGCAAGAACTGGGCATGGGAAGAAGTGAAGCCACAGGTGCACAAGGTTCACCGCACCGGTGCTGGCGATTTCGACCCACAGAACGACGACTACCTGATCCTGCTGGCCGAAGGCCGCTTGGTTAACCTGGGCAACGCCACCGGCCACCCAAGCCGCATCATGGACGGCTCGTTCGCCAACCAGGTACTGGCGCAGATCTTCCTGTTCGGCCAGAAGTACGCCGACCTGTCGCCAGCCCAGAAAGCCGAGCGCCTGACTGTGGAAGTGCTGCCGAAGAAACTCGACGAAGAAGTGGCCCTGGAAATGGTCCGTGGCTTCGGCGGCGTTGTGACTCAACTGACCAAGACCCAGGCCGACTACATCGGCGTGACGGTCGAAGGCCCGTTCAAGCCGCACGCTTACCGCTACTGA
- the metF gene encoding methylenetetrahydrofolate reductase [NAD(P)H] — protein sequence MSQDRRYSFEFFPTKTDAGHEKLMATAKQLASYNPDFFSCTYGAGGSTRDRTINTVLQLESEVKVPAAPHLSCVGDSKADLRGLLTKYQQAGIQRIVALRGDLPSGMGMASGELRYANDLVSFIREESGDHFHIEVAAYPEMHPQARNFEDDLQNFVRKANAGADSAITQYFFNADSYFYFVERVRAMGVNIPIVPGIMPITNYSKLARFSDACGAEIPRWVRKQLEAYGDDVKSIQAFGEQVISEMCEQLLQGGAPGLHFYTLNQAEPSLAIWNNLKLPR from the coding sequence ATGTCCCAAGACCGTCGCTACAGCTTCGAGTTCTTTCCGACCAAGACCGATGCTGGGCATGAAAAACTGATGGCGACTGCCAAACAGTTGGCCAGCTACAACCCCGACTTCTTCTCCTGCACCTACGGCGCGGGCGGTTCGACCCGTGACCGCACGATCAACACCGTGTTGCAGCTCGAAAGCGAAGTCAAAGTTCCCGCCGCTCCGCACTTGTCGTGCGTGGGCGACAGCAAAGCCGACCTGCGCGGCCTGCTGACGAAGTACCAACAAGCCGGCATCCAGCGCATCGTCGCCCTGCGTGGCGACCTGCCGTCCGGCATGGGCATGGCCAGCGGCGAGCTGCGCTACGCCAATGACCTGGTGAGCTTCATCCGTGAAGAAAGCGGCGATCACTTCCACATCGAAGTGGCGGCTTACCCGGAGATGCACCCCCAGGCGCGCAATTTCGAAGACGATTTGCAGAACTTCGTGCGCAAGGCCAACGCCGGCGCCGACAGTGCGATCACCCAGTACTTCTTCAACGCCGACAGCTACTTCTACTTTGTCGAGCGTGTACGGGCCATGGGTGTCAACATCCCGATCGTGCCGGGCATCATGCCGATCACCAACTACAGCAAGCTGGCGCGCTTCTCTGACGCTTGCGGCGCGGAGATCCCACGCTGGGTGCGCAAGCAACTGGAAGCCTATGGCGACGACGTCAAAAGCATTCAGGCATTCGGCGAGCAGGTGATCAGCGAGATGTGTGAACAATTGCTGCAAGGTGGCGCACCAGGGCTGCACTTCTACACCCTGAACCAGGCTGAGCCTAGCCTGGCCATCTGGAACAACCTCAAGCTGCCACGCTGA